The DNA sequence TGAATATCACAATTGTCACGACGGCGAAGACGGATGAGGAAGCATTGAATTTGCTGACTCACATGAAGCTGCCGTTCAGAAAGTCGTAAGGAGCACGCTTGGCAAAAACCTGTTTGATTAAGAAGCAGCAGCGCACGCCGAAGTTTTCTTCGCGTGCATACAGCCGCTGTCGTCGTTGCGGACGCCCCCGCGCCTATTACAGAAAGTTTGGCATCTGCCGTTTATGTTTCCGCGAGATGGCGCTGGCCGGTGATTTGCCGGGCGTTGTCAAGGCGAGTTGGTAGGGAAGGATTAAGAGACGATGACGACCACAGATCCGATTGCGGATATGCTGACCCGCATCCGAAATGGCTGCAAGGCCCGGATGAAGAAGGTTGATGTTCCTGCTTCAAACATCAAGCGTGAAATTGCCCGAATTCTTGAAGAGCATCGCTTTATCAAGAAGACGATTGAAGTCAAAGACGACAAACAAGGCATTCTGCGCATTTACTTGCGCTATAACAAATTCGATGAGCCCGTCATTCGCGGTATTCGCCGTGTGTCGCGCCCGGGTTTGCGCCAATATGCCAA is a window from the bacterium genome containing:
- a CDS encoding type Z 30S ribosomal protein S14; amino-acid sequence: MAKTCLIKKQQRTPKFSSRAYSRCRRCGRPRAYYRKFGICRLCFREMALAGDLPGVVKASW
- the rpsH gene encoding 30S ribosomal protein S8, giving the protein MTTTDPIADMLTRIRNGCKARMKKVDVPASNIKREIARILEEHRFIKKTIEVKDDKQGILRIYLRYNKFDEPVIRGIRRVSRPGLRQYANNEKIHKMSRSMGMTILTTSRGLMTSEKALKEKVGGEALCYVW